The proteins below come from a single Aspergillus oryzae RIB40 DNA, chromosome 5 genomic window:
- a CDS encoding putative potassium/sodium P-type ATPase (Ca2+ transporting ATPase), producing the protein MGIETSPPDVEESTEPPICPYPKESKSHLNNHPSDVKSDLETEHGTPEHSPTSFESASNTSTRQQDFRSSLQYAHTIDPEHLAVILDVDVRHGLSSADSATRLQRDGPNRVREMEGLSVWKILLRQVSNSLTLVLLITMAISFGIDDYIEGGVITAVILLNIVVGFVQDYRAEKTIMSLQRLSAPVCKVLRDGRVSSAKAESLVVGDIVQLAVGDIVPADMRLLDGMNISVDEALLTGESLPVTKTPHITLTSRDIPLGDRTNMAYSGCSTTQGRATGVVTATGMMTEVGKIAQLLQDKRDQGSANPFVRAFQNVKSTTKNILGLVGTPLQVKLSKFALLLFGLAVLLALIVFAVNKFDVQGEVLIYGICVAVAVVPESLIAVLTITVAVGTKAMAKGNVIVRKLQCLEAVGGVTNICSDKTGTLTQGKMIARTAWIPLAGTLTVSQTTDPIDPTSGSVQIDEVDWKPDAVQGNIALTTFLNAISLCNLSTVQKEQQSMPSEKDPEHGAQVRWTAVGEPTEIALHVLAMRFGLGKPNILQDSNLQLHTEYPFDSSIKRMTVIYRSLETSMNEVYTKGAPEAVIPRLNSSEIEKSSIQDTADRMAGEGLRVLCVAYKKVPINNESEVSSRTTAESNLSFGGLVGLYDPPRVETAAAVRRCQMAGIAVHMLTGDHIRTATAIASEVGILDPVMGAKSSRLVMAAEDFDRLSDIDIDAIEQLPLVIARCSPTTKVRMVEAMHRRNAFCVMTGDGVNDSPALKRADVGIAMGKNGSDVAKEAADMVLTDDNFSSIVKAVEEGRRLFDNIQKVVLLLIALAFKDAEGNSIFPLSPLEILWANLVTSSFLAIGLGLEEAQPDIMYRPPHDLKVGVFTWELITDKMIYGTCMGSLCLVAFVCVIYGKGNGTSSMGHDCNEAWNESCRIVFRARATTYATLTFLLLVTAWEVKHFSRSLFNLDPGRYPGKLSVFHSIWRNRFLFWAVVAGFVIAFPVIYLPAVNRIVFKHQAIDWEWGVVFGCVVVYLTMVEIWKAMKRAFGIGSGKNATLTLEDAETRAGLVSPVLTLTANASVDASVEMK; encoded by the exons ATGGGCATTGAAACGTCTCCACCCGATGTCGAAGAATCGACGGAGCCTCCTATATGTCCTTATCCGAAGGAATCTAAGTCGCACCTAAATAATCATCCCAGCGATGTAAAATCGGATCTCGAGACTGAACACGGGACACCGGAGCACAGTCCGACTTCATTCGAATCCGCGTCCAACACCTCCACTCGCCAACAGGATTTTCGTAGTTCGTTACAATATGCTCACACTATCGACCCAGAGCACTTGGCTGTCATtcttgatgttgatgttcg CCATGGCCTTTCCAGTGCCGACTCGGCAACTCGCCTACAGCGAGATGGACCTAACAGGGTCCGAGAAATGGAGGGTTTATCCGTATGGAAAATATTGCTGAGGCAAGTTTCCAACAGTTTGACATTA GTGCTTTTGATCACCATGGCAATATCCTTTGGTATCGATGACTACATTGAAGGAGGAGTAATAACCGCAGTCATCCTCCTTAATATTGTTGTCGG ATTCGTACAAGACTACCGCGCAGAAAAGACAATCATGTCTCTGCAAAGGCTATCTGCACCAGTCTGCAAGGTTCTGCGCGATGGCAGGGTTTCCTCTGCAAAAGCCGAGTCACTGGTAGTTGGCGATATCGTGCAACTAGCGGTGGGTGATATCGTTCCTGCAGATATGAGACTACTTGATGGTATGAATATCTCAGTGGACGAGGCATTGCTGACTGGGGAATCCTTGCCCGTGACCAAAACGCCACATATCACGTTGACCTCGCGTGATATACCGCTTGGTGACAGAACAAACATGGCATATTCCGGCTGCAGCACCACGCAGGGTCGAGCTACAGGTGTCGTTACTGCTACGGGGATGATGACAGAAGTCGGAAAAATAGCTCAGCTACTTCAAGACAAAAGAGATCAAGGCAGTGCTAACCCGTTCGTTCGGGCGTTCCAGAATGTAAAGTCTACGACCAAAAACATTCTAGGGCTCGTCGGGACGCCATTACAGGTGAAACTGAGCAAatttgcccttctcctttttggCCTTGCGGTTCTTCTGGCTCTCATTGTCTTCGCCGTTAATAAGTTCGATGTTCAAGGGGAAGTGTTAATCTACGGGATTTGTGTCGCAGTGGCGGTCGTACCTGAGTCCTTGATTGCAGTGCTTACCATAACCGTCGCAGTGGGTACAAAGGCAATGGCTAAGGGAAATGTTATTGTGCGCAAGCTACAATGCCTTGAGGCTGTTGGTGGGGTCACTAATATATGCTCCGACAAAACTGGCACCCTCACACAAGGCAAAATGATTGCAAGAACTGCTTGGATCCCTCTCGCTGGGACGCTCACAGTCAGCCAAACAACCGACCCGATTGACCCGACGAGCGGGTCCGTTCAGATTGACGAAGTTGACTGGAAGCCGGACGCAGTGCAGGGTAACATAGCACTAACTACCTTTTTGAATGCCATTTCACTCTGTAACCTTTCGACTGTACAAAAGGAACAACAGTCAATGCCATCGGAAAAGGATCCTGAACATGGCGCGCAAGTCAGGTGGACCGCAGTCGGGGAGCCTACTGAAATTGCCCTTCACGTCCTCGCAATGCGATTTGGCCTCGGCAAACCAAATATACTGCAAGACAGTAATTTACAACTTCACACCGAGTACCCATTTGACTCTTCAATCAAGCGGATGACGGTAATTTACCGTAGTCTTGAAACGAGCATGAACGAGGTATATACGAAAGGGGCTCCCGAGGCAGTTATCCCTAGATTGAATAGCAGCGAGATAGAGAAGTCTTCGATCCAAGACACTGCAGACAGAATGGCTGGGGAGGGGCTTCGCGTTCTTTGTGTTGCTTACAAAAAGGTCCCTATTAATAATGAGTCTGAGGTATCCTCGCGTACCACAGCTGAATCAAATTTAAGTTTTGGTGGGCTCGTGGGACTATATGATCCTCCTCGGGTTGAGACTGCAGCAGCGGTGCGGAGATGCCAAATGGCAGGCATCGCTGTACACATGTTGACCGGTGACCATATACGGACAGCGACAGCTATTGCATCGGAAGTTGGTATATTGGACCCCGTTATGGGTGCTAAATCCAGCAGGTTGGTGATGGCAGCGGAGGATTTCGACCGACTTTCCGACATTGACATAGATGCTATCGAGCAGTTACCGCTCGTCATCGCGCGATGCAGTCCAACTACAAAGGTCCGAATGGTGGAGGCAATGCATCGGCGCAATGCGTTCTGCGTCATGACCGGTGATGGAGTCAATGATTCTCCTGCTTTAAAGCGTGCCGACGTGGGGATAGCAATGGGTAAAAACGGAAGCGACGTGGCTAAGGAAGCTGCCGACATGGTTTTGACCGATGACAACTTCTCATCCATTGTAAAAGCAgtggaagagggaagaaggctTTTTGATAATATCCAAAAG GTCGTTCTACTACTCATCGCTCTGGCATTCAAAGATGCAGAGGGAAACTCGAtattccctctctctccccttgaGATCCTGTGGGCCAACCTAGTCACCTCGTCGTTTCTCGCGATAGGACTCGGGCTTGAAGAGGCTCAGCCCGATATAATGTATCGCCCCCCGCATGATCTGAAGGTGGGGGTGTTCACCTGGGAACTTATCACTGACAAAATGATCTACGGAACGTGCATGGGCTCGTTGTGTCTTGTGGCCTTTGTGTGTGTTATTTATGGAAAAGGTAATGGCACCTCTTCGATGGGGCACGATTGTAACGAAGCATGGAATGAAAGTTGTAGAATTGTCTTCCGGGCGCGAGCGACAACATATGCAACTTTGACCTTTTTACTTCTGGTCACGGCCTGGGAGGTGAAGCACTTTTCGCGATCATTATTCAACCTAGATCCCGGCCGATATCCCGGCAAGCTGTCTGTTTTCCATTCCATCTGGCGCAACCGGTTTTTATTCTGGGCAGTGGTCGCTGGGTTCGTGATCGCTTTTCCAGTGATCTACTTGCCAGCAGTAAACCGGATTGTTTTCAAGCACCAGGCAATCGACTGGGAATGGGGCGTTGTATTCGGGTGTGTCGTGGTCTACCTCACGATGGTGGAGATCTGGAAGGCAATGAAGCGAGCCTTCGGTATCGGCAGTGGGAAGAATGCCACTTTGActctggaagatgccgagaCAAGGGCCGGTCTTGTGTCACCGGTCCTGACTCTGACTGCCAACGCTAGTGTGGATGCCAGTGTGGAAATGAAGTAA